In Calonectris borealis chromosome 8, bCalBor7.hap1.2, whole genome shotgun sequence, a single genomic region encodes these proteins:
- the CCN1 gene encoding CCN family member 1, whose protein sequence is MPRALDAAAARNARRQRRGARGGPAPHIRRSRPPLPQTAPAPLRARRLPPSLAPAPPALEMGSAGTRPALAAALLCLARLALGSPCPAVCQCPAAVPQCAPGVGLVPDGCGCCKVCAKQLNEDCSRAQPCDHTKGLECNFGASPAALRGICRAQSEGRPCEYNSKIYQNGESFQPNCKHQCTCIDGAVGCIPLCPQELSLPNLGCPSPRLVKVPGQCCEEWVCDESKDALDELEGFFSKEFGLDDSEGELTRNNELIAIVKGGLKMLPVFGSEPQSRAFENPKCIVQTTSWSQCSKTCGTGISTRVTNDNPDCKLIKETRICEVRPCGEPSYASLKKGKKCTKTKKSPSPVKFTYAGCSSVKKYRPKYCGSCVDGRCCTPQQTRTVKIRFRCDDGETFTKSVMMIQSCRCNYNCPHANEAYPYYRLVNDIHKFRD, encoded by the exons ATGCCGCGAGCGCTGGACGCGGCCGCGGCCCGGAACGCGCGACGTCAGCGCCGCGGCGCacgcggcggccccgcgccccatATAAGGCGGTCGCGCCCGCCGCTGCCTCAGaccgcgccggccccgctccgcgctcGCCGCCTCCCGCCGTCCCTCGCTCCCGCACCGCCGGCGCTAGAGATGGGCTCCGCGGGCACCCGCCCCGCTCTGGCGGCCGCTCTCCTCTGCTTGGCCCGCCTG GCTCTGGGCTCGCCCTGCCCCGCCGTCTGCCAGTGCCCGGCGGCCGTGCCGCAGTGCGCCCCGGGCGTGGGGCTGGTGCCGGACGGCTGCGGCTGCTGCAAGGTCTGCGCCAAGCAGCTGAACGAGGACTGCAGCCGGGCGCAGCCCTGCGACCACACCAAGGGGCTGGAGTGCAACTTCGGCGCCAGCCCCGCCGCGCTGAGGGGCATCTGTAGAG CACAGTCCGAGGGGAGACCGTGTGAATATAACTCCAAAATCTACCAGAACGGCGAAAGCTTCCAGCCGAACTGTAAACACCAGTGTACGTGCATAGATGGAGCTGTGGGCTGCATCCCGCTCTGCCCGCAAGAGCTCTCTCTTCCTAACCTGGGCTGTCCCAGCCCCAGGCTGGTCAAAGTCCCCGGGCAGTGCTGCGAAGAGTGGGTCTGTGATGAAAGCAAGGATGCGCTGGATGAACTGGAAGGCTTCTTCAGCAAAGAGTTTGGTCTGGATGATTCCGAAGGCGAACTAACCAGGAACAATGAGCTAATTGCCATTGTGAAAGGAGGCCTGAAAATGCTACCTG tttttggaTCCGAGCCACAAAGCCGAGCTTTTGAGAATCCCAAATGCATTGTGCAAACAACCTCCTGGTCCCAGTGCTCAAAGACGTGTGGAACTGGCATCTCCACAAGGGTTACCAACGACAATCCCGACTGCAAGCTCATCAAAGAGACCAGGATATGTGAAGTGAGGCCATGTGGCGAGCCTAGCTATGCCTCCCTAAAG aagggaaaaaaatgtaccaAGACTAAGAAGTCCCCATCCCCAGTGAAGTTTACTTACGCCGGATGTTCCAGCGTGAAGAAGTACCGCCCCAAGTACTGTGGCTCCTGCGTGGATGGCAGGTGCTGTACGCCTCAGCAGACCAGGACTGTCAAGATCAGGTTCCGCTGCGATGATGGAGAAACCTTCACCAAGAGCGTCATGATGATCCAGTCCTGCCGATGCAACTACAACTGTCCTCATGCGAATGAAGCTTATCCCTACTACAGACTAGTCAATGACATTCACAAATTTAGGGACTAA